From one Gracilibacillus salinarum genomic stretch:
- a CDS encoding helix-turn-helix domain-containing protein — MEFGEKLFKLRKEKGFSQEILAEKINTSRQAISKWENGQGFPETEKLLMIGNIFEVSIDYLLKDSVENNEGNEEGYYVSREMTEGFLLSTQKTAKHIGLGFGLLALAFEPYLIMGTNSMLGVLLIIVIATLGVISFATLGFDTGQYTILKKEVLLFDSNYLKELKMRYEGFKRKNSGIMVIGACLLAVGFLAFALENKIEMGILVPYYPIFVLLIAVGLYMSVYTLTILSAYQLLVNNDNHTSRFSFRLKQKVMKKFDDF; from the coding sequence ATGGAATTTGGTGAAAAACTTTTTAAGCTTAGAAAAGAAAAAGGATTCTCTCAAGAAATTTTAGCTGAAAAAATAAACACTTCAAGACAAGCAATAAGCAAATGGGAAAATGGTCAAGGATTTCCCGAAACAGAAAAGCTCTTAATGATTGGAAATATCTTTGAAGTATCTATTGATTACTTATTGAAGGATTCTGTTGAGAACAATGAAGGAAATGAAGAAGGTTATTATGTAAGCAGGGAAATGACAGAAGGCTTTTTGTTAAGTACACAAAAAACGGCTAAACATATTGGGTTAGGATTTGGGCTATTGGCATTGGCGTTTGAACCGTATTTAATTATGGGGACAAATTCAATGTTAGGGGTCCTCCTGATCATTGTCATTGCCACATTAGGGGTCATTTCTTTTGCTACATTAGGTTTTGATACAGGGCAATATACAATTCTCAAGAAAGAAGTATTATTGTTTGATTCAAATTACCTTAAAGAGCTAAAGATGAGATACGAGGGCTTTAAAAGAAAAAATTCAGGAATAATGGTAATTGGAGCTTGTTTACTGGCGGTGGGATTTTTAGCTTTTGCCCTGGAGAACAAAATAGAGATGGGAATCTTGGTTCCATATTATCCGATTTTTGTGCTTTTAATAGCTGTTGGTCTATATATGTCAGTGTATACTCTTACCATTCTATCTGCGTATCAACTGTTGGTAAATAATGATAATCATACAAGTCGATTTAGTTTTAGACTTAAGCAAAAGGTAATGAAAAAATTCGATGATTTTTAA
- a CDS encoding DUF3953 domain-containing protein, protein MKILRIILAIVVVSFSCYGLIVGENGNVLPFTLLLAGLMLFFVGVVEFKERKPIAFTTFLAAGFSLFVGIYTL, encoded by the coding sequence GTGAAAATACTTAGAATCATTTTGGCTATTGTTGTAGTTTCTTTCTCCTGTTATGGTTTAATAGTTGGCGAAAATGGAAATGTATTGCCATTCACTTTACTTTTAGCAGGGTTAATGCTCTTTTTTGTGGGCGTTGTTGAATTTAAAGAACGAAAACCAATCGCTTTTACTACCTTTCTTGCAGCTGGATTTAGTCTTTTCGTTGGAATTTATACATTGTAA
- a CDS encoding MazG nucleotide pyrophosphohydrolase domain-containing protein → MDQLTLHELQNYLALKYKEGRNSTGLFIKLVEEIGEVAEVLNKLEGRKKNAGNTSLENELVDVIHYAVAIASINNIDLTKAIIYKDKQAAIKYNQSPNLEEFITVQNKED, encoded by the coding sequence ATGGATCAATTAACATTGCACGAGTTACAGAACTACCTAGCATTAAAATATAAAGAAGGACGTAATTCAACTGGGTTGTTTATAAAACTAGTAGAAGAAATTGGTGAGGTAGCAGAGGTGTTAAATAAATTGGAGGGACGAAAGAAAAATGCAGGAAATACTTCCTTAGAAAATGAGTTAGTCGACGTCATACATTATGCAGTGGCTATTGCAAGCATAAATAACATTGATTTAACAAAAGCCATTATTTATAAAGACAAACAAGCAGCAATCAAATATAATCAATCTCCCAATTTAGAGGAATTTATAACAGTTCAAAATAAAGAAGATTAG
- a CDS encoding putative holin-like toxin: MIAMSLAESFSLLFSFGAFLIALLALVISLVKRK, translated from the coding sequence ATGATAGCTATGAGTCTAGCTGAAAGTTTTTCCCTATTATTTAGTTTTGGAGCTTTCTTGATCGCATTGCTCGCTTTGGTCATTTCTTTGGTGAAAAGGAAATAG
- a CDS encoding DUF3221 domain-containing protein: MKRKLITAFTVILFSISIAGCGNADMEGIILEVTENEIVLSKNLSLDKYEEIQDKSISEIQEEEKGISLIFLTYDHAEEWSKGDEVKVWIDGDVLASYPEQAKAKKVQSK; encoded by the coding sequence ATGAAAAGAAAATTAATTACTGCTTTTACTGTTATCTTGTTCAGCATTTCAATCGCAGGGTGTGGCAATGCTGATATGGAAGGTATTATTTTAGAAGTAACAGAGAATGAGATAGTACTTTCAAAGAATCTTTCTCTGGACAAGTATGAAGAGATACAAGATAAATCCATTTCAGAGATACAGGAAGAGGAAAAAGGTATTTCTTTGATATTTTTAACATATGACCATGCAGAGGAATGGTCGAAAGGGGATGAAGTGAAAGTATGGATTGATGGAGATGTACTTGCTTCCTATCCTGAGCAAGCTAAGGCTAAGAAGGTCCAATCTAAATAA
- a CDS encoding metal ABC transporter permease yields the protein MTYTAWIILTACLVGATSGLIGVFLILRKMAMMADAISHTVLLGIVVAFIITRELSGPHMLIGAIVAGLLTTFLVQWLHTLDIEQHASMGIVFTTLFAIGVILNATSIGNAHLDVKHSLMGEITFIPWNTMTLPLLGDVPVATTMLGFAFIIVLFFIIAFYKEWKITSFDPALAASLGIPVLVMHYVFMSLVSITTVAAFDAVGAIMVVAMLITPAASAYLWTDKLSVMLLISSLMGILPAVLGYLIATWIDTSISGSMAFATGIIFIISFFFSPKHGLISKYLKPAKTDILAKDV from the coding sequence ATGACGTATACAGCATGGATCATCTTAACTGCTTGTCTGGTTGGTGCAACGTCGGGATTAATTGGGGTCTTTTTAATATTAAGAAAGATGGCAATGATGGCGGATGCGATTAGTCATACGGTTTTGTTAGGTATTGTTGTTGCTTTTATCATTACTCGTGAATTAAGTGGACCTCATATGCTAATTGGTGCAATAGTTGCCGGTTTATTGACGACATTCTTAGTACAATGGCTTCACACTCTGGACATAGAGCAACATGCTTCGATGGGAATAGTTTTCACAACCTTGTTTGCGATAGGGGTTATATTAAATGCTACGTCGATTGGAAATGCCCATCTGGATGTAAAACACTCGCTAATGGGAGAAATCACCTTTATTCCGTGGAATACGATGACATTGCCATTACTGGGAGATGTACCAGTGGCGACGACTATGCTGGGCTTTGCCTTTATTATTGTGCTATTTTTTATTATTGCTTTTTATAAGGAATGGAAAATTACTTCCTTTGATCCAGCCCTTGCAGCCAGTTTAGGTATTCCAGTGCTAGTTATGCATTATGTATTTATGAGTCTTGTGTCGATTACGACAGTTGCAGCTTTTGATGCGGTTGGAGCTATTATGGTGGTAGCAATGTTAATTACCCCAGCTGCTTCTGCTTATCTCTGGACAGATAAATTATCTGTCATGCTTCTTATCAGCAGTTTGATGGGGATTCTACCTGCTGTACTAGGTTACTTGATTGCGACCTGGATCGATACGTCGATATCAGGATCAATGGCTTTCGCGACAGGGATTATCTTTATTATCAGCTTTTTCTTTTCACCAAAACATGGCCTTATTTCAAAGTATTTAAAGCCGGCAAAAACGGATATATTGGCGAAGGATGTATAA
- a CDS encoding metal ABC transporter permease, with protein MWSALLTSNTQWVLVSTMVLGIAAGAIGCLAYWKKQSLMSDSLAHASLPGVVIAYLLFAEKDLYILIAGAAVSALIGAVFIQWIRQTTRITEDTAMGMILSVFYGLGIMLLTIANRSAGGNQAGLDSFIYGQAAAMVRSDVWTMLILALVSILIVVIGFKEWKLYLFDPDFAKGIGLSLKGMNILYTVALVTTIVIGIQAVGVILIAALIIIPSVSARYWTQSFRLMIILSALFGGVAGAAGTAISVVGNGWPTGPFIVICASALFIISLVFGKQKGILVRHLQFKKRQKLAKIQNSNTTMEMQGVSK; from the coding sequence ATGTGGTCGGCTCTGTTAACAAGTAATACACAATGGGTGCTTGTCAGTACGATGGTGTTAGGGATTGCGGCAGGTGCAATCGGATGTTTAGCTTATTGGAAGAAGCAGAGCTTAATGAGTGACTCGTTGGCTCATGCTTCCCTTCCAGGGGTGGTCATTGCCTATTTATTATTTGCAGAAAAAGATTTATATATTTTAATTGCAGGTGCTGCGGTTAGTGCATTAATTGGAGCGGTGTTTATTCAATGGATACGCCAAACGACAAGAATAACAGAAGATACGGCGATGGGGATGATTCTCTCCGTTTTCTATGGTCTTGGCATTATGCTGCTGACGATTGCGAATCGCTCAGCTGGAGGAAATCAGGCTGGCTTGGATAGTTTTATCTACGGGCAAGCAGCCGCAATGGTCCGTTCCGATGTCTGGACGATGCTTATTCTGGCACTTGTCTCCATTCTCATTGTCGTGATTGGTTTTAAAGAGTGGAAGCTGTATCTGTTTGATCCCGATTTTGCTAAAGGGATCGGTCTATCATTAAAAGGGATGAACATTTTATATACTGTAGCCCTCGTAACGACAATTGTTATTGGTATTCAAGCTGTCGGGGTTATTTTGATTGCTGCATTAATTATTATTCCTTCCGTAAGTGCCCGATATTGGACACAATCCTTTAGATTAATGATAATTCTGTCCGCGTTGTTCGGCGGAGTGGCAGGTGCAGCAGGGACTGCCATAAGTGTGGTAGGAAACGGCTGGCCAACAGGTCCGTTCATTGTCATTTGTGCTTCTGCACTGTTCATTATTTCCCTTGTCTTTGGTAAACAAAAAGGGATTTTAGTCCGTCATCTGCAATTTAAAAAACGTCAAAAGTTAGCGAAAATACAAAATAGCAATACGACAATGGAAATGCAGGGGGTGAGCAAATGA
- a CDS encoding metal ABC transporter ATP-binding protein, with product MTKPALKIENLAASYRKNNVLYDVNFDVEAGSLTGVVGPNGAGKSTLIKTILDLHPALTGNVEFFGLPFKKAKKKIGYVPQRGSVDWDFPTNALDVVTMGLYGKIGWLKRPSRKDKAKAFESLEKMGMEGYADRQISELSGGQQQRVFLARALVQDAALYFMDEPLAGVDAATEKAIMNILQELKSSGKTVMVVHHDLQTVEEYFDHVLLLNKTVKHHGRTETTFTPDHIADTYGGNMRWINARKDDKHVVGSVNK from the coding sequence GTGACAAAACCAGCACTGAAAATCGAGAATTTAGCCGCATCATACCGAAAAAATAATGTATTATACGATGTTAATTTCGATGTAGAAGCTGGATCATTAACAGGTGTTGTTGGTCCTAACGGTGCAGGTAAGTCTACATTAATCAAAACCATTCTAGATCTTCATCCAGCTTTAACAGGTAACGTCGAATTTTTTGGCTTACCATTTAAAAAGGCAAAGAAGAAAATTGGATATGTACCACAACGCGGTTCCGTTGATTGGGACTTTCCAACAAATGCGTTGGATGTAGTCACGATGGGCTTATATGGCAAAATCGGTTGGTTAAAACGTCCTTCTCGGAAGGATAAAGCAAAAGCCTTCGAATCCTTAGAAAAAATGGGAATGGAAGGCTATGCAGATCGTCAAATAAGTGAACTTTCCGGTGGCCAGCAACAACGGGTATTCTTAGCGCGGGCATTAGTGCAGGATGCTGCATTGTATTTTATGGATGAGCCATTAGCAGGTGTAGATGCAGCGACAGAAAAAGCAATCATGAACATTCTGCAGGAACTAAAAAGCTCCGGTAAAACAGTAATGGTTGTCCATCATGATCTGCAAACGGTGGAGGAATATTTTGACCATGTGCTTCTATTAAATAAGACCGTTAAGCACCATGGAAGAACAGAAACGACCTTTACCCCCGATCACATCGCAGATACTTACGGTGGAAATATGCGCTGGATTAACGCAAGAAAGGATGACAAACATGTGGTCGGCTCTGTTAACAAGTAA
- a CDS encoding metal ABC transporter solute-binding protein, Zn/Mn family translates to MKKIMSFILVVGVALFLTACGANEGSSSEADSNDKVKVVTTIAQIGEPLSVIGGDRIEVESLMGPSVDPHLYNPTQSDVATVDGADVILYSGLHLEANMIEMFNKISESKPVLAVGSVIPEESLLADAEGVVDPHIWFDIDLWKQALDAAVEELKDYSPDDADYFEENKQAYFAKLDELKEEAEVLQDIPEEQRVLVTAHDAFGYFGQMHNMEVIGLQGLSTEDEIGVSDINDTIETIQEYSVPAIFVESSINPDSIEAVIEGAQDQGVDVSLGGELYSDAMGDPDSEEGTYIGMYRHNLETIYQSLTEGDE, encoded by the coding sequence ATGAAAAAAATAATGAGTTTTATTTTGGTTGTAGGTGTTGCACTCTTTTTAACAGCATGTGGCGCAAACGAGGGTTCGTCAAGTGAAGCAGACAGTAACGATAAAGTGAAAGTGGTAACAACTATTGCTCAAATAGGAGAACCATTATCTGTTATTGGTGGCGATCGTATCGAAGTAGAGAGTTTAATGGGGCCATCCGTAGATCCGCACTTATATAATCCGACCCAGAGTGATGTTGCGACGGTTGATGGGGCAGATGTTATCTTGTATAGTGGCTTACATTTAGAAGCAAATATGATCGAGATGTTTAATAAAATAAGCGAATCAAAGCCAGTTCTGGCAGTAGGTAGTGTAATACCAGAAGAATCATTATTAGCGGATGCGGAAGGTGTAGTAGATCCACATATTTGGTTTGATATCGATCTTTGGAAACAAGCCCTTGACGCTGCAGTAGAGGAATTAAAAGATTATTCCCCTGATGATGCAGATTATTTTGAAGAGAATAAACAAGCATATTTTGCGAAATTAGATGAATTGAAAGAAGAAGCAGAAGTACTGCAAGATATCCCGGAAGAGCAACGGGTTCTTGTAACAGCACATGATGCATTTGGTTATTTCGGTCAGATGCATAATATGGAGGTTATTGGACTGCAGGGGTTAAGTACAGAAGATGAAATTGGTGTTTCGGACATTAATGACACGATTGAAACGATACAAGAATATTCTGTCCCAGCGATATTTGTCGAAAGCAGTATTAATCCTGATTCGATCGAGGCGGTTATTGAAGGAGCACAGGATCAAGGGGTAGATGTATCATTAGGTGGAGAGCTTTATTCTGATGCAATGGGAGATCCAGACTCAGAAGAGGGGACCTATATTGGCATGTACCGTCATAATCTAGAGACTATTTATCAATCATTAACAGAAGGAGATGAGTAA
- a CDS encoding DUF3237 family protein: protein MDVEEILTVHVQIENTIALNNNDGDSVTMITFQGHVTGDYFKGEILDGGVDTQIIGRFDDRHTLSARYMLEGTDYTGKPCKIYIENNGSINNKLLNGLFRSYPKIITNSKALAFLNDDMLVAEGQSTASGLDINIYRIK from the coding sequence ATGGATGTCGAAGAAATACTTACGGTACATGTTCAAATAGAGAATACGATCGCACTAAATAATAATGATGGTGATTCCGTCACGATGATTACGTTTCAAGGCCATGTAACGGGCGATTACTTTAAAGGAGAGATCCTTGACGGAGGCGTCGACACGCAGATCATCGGAAGGTTTGATGATCGCCATACGCTATCGGCCAGATATATGCTGGAAGGAACGGATTATACAGGGAAACCTTGCAAAATATATATTGAGAATAACGGTAGTATAAACAACAAGTTGCTAAACGGATTATTTAGATCCTATCCAAAAATCATAACGAATAGTAAGGCATTAGCTTTTTTGAATGATGACATGTTAGTTGCAGAAGGTCAATCAACAGCGTCCGGTTTAGATATTAACATATACAGAATAAAATAA
- a CDS encoding alpha/beta hydrolase family protein, with translation MSSYQKEMVKIKHQGREIHGISYMPGREGKHPVVIFSHGFNGTNQDFAMHSDYLAKHGIGAVCFDFCGGSIYSKSDLKTEEMSIFTEKDDLSAVIETIKNWKDIDPDQIFLFGGSQGGLVSALVAEEYITDIKGLLLLYPALCIADDWNQKYPTLNSIPDTHELWGVRLGRIYFESIHDYDIFDHIGQFNKNVLILHGDQDEIVSIDYGKRAEMAYPHARMEVFPGEGHGFSEAGNKKVAEMTYEFVKANISLS, from the coding sequence ATGAGCAGTTATCAAAAAGAAATGGTGAAGATAAAACATCAGGGGAGAGAAATTCATGGTATCTCTTACATGCCTGGTCGTGAGGGAAAGCACCCTGTCGTCATCTTCAGCCACGGTTTTAATGGAACGAATCAAGACTTTGCTATGCACAGTGACTATTTAGCCAAACATGGTATAGGCGCCGTTTGCTTCGATTTTTGTGGTGGCTCGATCTATTCAAAGAGTGATCTCAAGACGGAAGAGATGTCTATATTTACAGAAAAAGATGACCTGTCTGCTGTTATAGAAACAATTAAAAATTGGAAAGATATTGATCCTGATCAAATCTTTTTATTTGGAGGCAGCCAAGGAGGATTAGTATCCGCATTAGTAGCAGAAGAATATATAACGGATATTAAAGGGCTCTTATTGCTTTATCCAGCCTTATGTATTGCAGATGACTGGAATCAAAAGTATCCAACACTTAACAGCATCCCAGATACACATGAGTTATGGGGAGTTCGGTTAGGTAGAATATATTTTGAATCGATTCATGATTATGATATTTTCGATCATATTGGACAATTCAACAAAAACGTTCTGATTCTTCATGGAGATCAGGATGAAATAGTATCCATTGATTATGGGAAGAGAGCAGAAATGGCATATCCACATGCTAGAATGGAAGTTTTCCCGGGAGAAGGCCATGGTTTTTCAGAAGCAGGTAATAAAAAAGTTGCGGAGATGACATATGAATTTGTAAAAGCAAATATCTCCCTATCTTGA
- a CDS encoding TIGR02679 family protein has protein sequence MKSDAVKYFKQEPVYNQLFELFKKKYESLGRIGGTVKLNQFTAEDLEVIARFYGQTADSLNKKGKLSLEAFEIQLQKTRFAPLDLKTLLEAFFDQLLISKKEQKQLDYHNQLRVLEELERTYPNLGDWLTALKAKTPDTYWIYRLIGLSHEAFKQMAVPLSTALANMPTEYERLPMFSQRVTRNPHAFDLNTNVGRLWIHLLSVHYAVEMPSSTEAINDLLLKAHIMRDDITNFVTCANVIAETDKGIHPMWQSANEAGSVMNVPLRELVSLKSVYPADNRKQVYIVENSGVYSSILDRVPDAPLICTHGQFKLAGLMLFDLLEKAGCTLHYAGDFDPEGIKMAQRLLERHPDHAKLWKMDVFSYHKALSMESMLSEERLNKLQADMSELFIPVIKMMNRVKRAGYQEALVDDMVQELKER, from the coding sequence GTGAAAAGCGATGCAGTAAAATATTTTAAACAGGAGCCTGTGTACAATCAATTATTTGAATTGTTTAAGAAAAAATACGAATCTTTAGGGAGAATTGGTGGTACTGTAAAACTGAACCAATTCACGGCAGAGGATCTGGAAGTCATTGCGCGATTTTATGGACAAACCGCCGACTCGTTAAATAAAAAAGGAAAGCTGTCATTAGAAGCGTTTGAAATTCAGTTACAAAAAACCAGGTTTGCACCACTTGATTTGAAGACATTGCTCGAGGCTTTTTTTGATCAATTGCTAATTTCGAAAAAAGAACAGAAACAGCTGGACTATCACAACCAGCTTCGTGTATTAGAAGAATTGGAACGTACCTATCCTAATCTGGGAGATTGGCTGACTGCGCTCAAAGCAAAAACACCAGATACGTATTGGATCTATCGCTTGATTGGGCTGTCACATGAGGCGTTTAAACAGATGGCAGTCCCTCTCTCCACCGCATTAGCTAACATGCCGACGGAATATGAACGATTACCCATGTTCAGTCAGCGGGTTACTCGTAATCCGCATGCGTTTGATTTAAACACAAATGTTGGCAGGCTCTGGATCCACCTGCTGTCGGTACATTATGCAGTAGAGATGCCGTCAAGTACAGAGGCCATTAATGATCTGCTGTTAAAAGCGCACATCATGCGTGATGATATTACCAACTTTGTTACATGTGCTAATGTAATAGCAGAGACAGACAAAGGAATCCACCCAATGTGGCAGTCTGCGAATGAGGCCGGCAGTGTGATGAATGTTCCATTAAGAGAGCTTGTATCTCTGAAGAGCGTTTATCCTGCAGATAACAGGAAACAGGTCTATATTGTCGAGAATTCAGGTGTGTATTCCAGTATATTGGACAGGGTCCCGGATGCCCCGTTAATATGCACTCATGGACAGTTCAAACTGGCAGGGTTAATGTTATTCGATTTACTAGAAAAAGCAGGATGTACGCTTCATTATGCCGGTGATTTTGATCCGGAAGGGATAAAGATGGCACAGCGATTACTGGAACGACATCCCGATCATGCAAAACTTTGGAAAATGGATGTCTTTTCGTATCATAAGGCCTTGTCAATGGAATCTATGTTGTCAGAAGAAAGGTTGAACAAGCTGCAAGCTGATATGTCCGAACTATTTATTCCTGTGATTAAGATGATGAACAGGGTTAAGCGGGCAGGCTACCAGGAGGCGCTTGTAGATGACATGGTGCAGGAGCTAAAGGAAAGATAA